One window of Alosa sapidissima isolate fAloSap1 chromosome 21, fAloSap1.pri, whole genome shotgun sequence genomic DNA carries:
- the slc44a4 gene encoding choline transporter-like protein 4 isoform X1, producing MLEEEKRGEKEHRLGSPVPGRRRRREAGDAAQYDPTFNGPIHNRSCTDIICCVLFMLVIAGYAVVGILAWLYGDPRHVLYPRNSTGMFCGIGQNEGKPNVFYFDLLKCATGTNLMAAALNGLQCPTTQVCVAKCPKEFWALSLEAYLPGAQAKNFFQQELCVPSFDLATTTLTVAEIKDRELCPFFYTPTSPVLGRCLPSLGSLNIIPTNFSIPGMTINDTVNTLKQGSGDVVSSFNAKEVGVRIFEDFASSWQWILLGLFIAMLVSLIFLLLLRFLAPIIIWGLIIGLLGVGAFGIWYCWREYDGLKNSQATFQDIGFTTDVQVYLQVRDTWLAFLIILSVIEGIILLTLIFLRTRIFIAIALIKESSKAVGYMMSTLFFPIFTFILLVVCVSYWGITALYLATSGGPVYNVVALNSTEADCKNVNGNDSCDPLTFNSSSYSCPSVRCIFVKYNDEGLFQRNLFNLQIYNVVAFLWCVNFVIALGQCTLAGAFASYYWAFSKPSDIPSFPLAQSFMRSLRYHVGSLAFGALILTLVQVIRIILEYLDHKFRSAQNSCARFLMCCLKCCFWCLEKFIKFLNRNAYIMIAIYGKNFCVSAKNAFMLLLRNVVRVVVLDKVTDLLLFFGKLLVVGGVGVLAFYFFSGRIEVPGGSFQASSLNYYWMPIITVVVGSYLIAQGFFSVYSMCVDTLFLCFLEDLERNDGSMQKPYYMSKNLMKILNKKNKQAKNAED from the exons atgctggaggaggagaagagaggggagaaagagcacaggctgggcaGTCCAGTACCAGGCAGGAGAAGGCGGAGAGAGGCAG GGGATGCAGCACAGTATGACCCAACATTCAATGGACCTATTCATAAcag GAGCTGTACAGACATCATCTGCTGTGTCCTCTTCATGCTGGTCATCGCTGGTTACGCGGTAGTGGGCATTTTGG CTTGGCTGTATGGAGACCCCAGGCATGTTCTGTACCCGAGAAACTCTACTGGGATGTTCTGTGGCATTGGACAGAATGA AGGGAAGCCCAACGTCTTTTACTTTGACCTCCTCAAGTGTGCCACAGGAACAAACCTAATGGCAGCTGCCCTCAATGGCCTTCAGTGTCCCACTACACAG GTTTGTGTTGCCAAGTGTCCCAAAGAATTCTGGGCTCTTTCACTAGAAGCCTACCTCCCAGGTGCACAAGCAAAGAATTTTTTTCAGCAAGAGCTTTGTGTCCCATCATTTGACCTGGCCACTACCACTCTG ACAGTGGCGGAGATTAAGGACAGAGAGTTGTGTCCATTCTTCTATACCCCTACATCCCCAG TTTTAGGAAGGTGTTTGCCTTCTCTTGGGTCACTCAACATAATTCCCACCAACTTCAGCATCCCTGGGATGACCATTAATGACACAGTGAACACCCTCAAGCAGGGATCTGG TGACGTCGTGTCTAGCTTTAACGCCAAGGAAGTTGGTGTCCGCATCTTTGAGGACTTTGCGTCGTCATGGCAATGGATCCTCCT GGGGTTATTCATAGCCATGCTGGTCAGCCTGatcttcctcctgctcctgcgCTTCTTGGCTCCCATAATAATCTGGGGGCTCATCATTGGACTTCTGGGTGTTGGCGCCTTTG GTATTTGGTATTGCTGGAGAGAGTATGATGGATTGAAGAACAGTCAAGCCACCTTTCAGGACATTGGCTTCACCACAGATGTTCAAGTCTACCTACAAGTCAGAGACACTTGGCTGGCATTTT TGATCATCCTGAGTGTAATTGAGGGGATAATTCTTCTGACTCTCATCTTCCTACGGACTCGGATCTTCATTGCCATTGCCTTAATCAAGGAGTCCAGCAA GGCTGTGGGCTACATGATGTCTACACTCTTCTTCCCCATCTTCACATTCATCCTgctcgtggtgtgtgtgtcatactggGGCATCACGGCTTT ATATCTGGCCACCTCTGGCGGTCCGGTGTACAATGTAGTGGCCCTCAACTCCACTGAAGCTGACTGCAAAAATGTGAATGGAAATGACTCCTGTGACCCTTTG ACATTTAACTCCAGCAGCTACTCCTGCCCGTCAGTTCGCTGCATCTTTGTGAAGTACAACGACGAGGGCCTTTTCCAGCGCAACCTTTTCAATCTGCAGATCTACAATGTGGTTGCCTTCCTGTGGTGTGTGAACTTTGTCATCGCTCTAGGCCAGTGCACCCTGGCTGGGGCGTTCGCCTCGTACTACTGGGCCTTCAGCAAGCCATCTGACATCCCCTCGTTCCCGCTGGCGCAGTCTTTCATGCGCTCTCTACG ATACCATGTTGGCTCTCTGGCGTTTGGGGCTCTTATCCTTACACTGGTGCAGGTCATCAGGATCATACTGGAGTACCTGGATCACAAGTTCAGAT cTGCTCAGAATAGTTGTGCACGTTTTCTGATGTGCTGTCTGAAGTGCTGCTTCTGGTGCCTTGAGAAGTTCATCAAATTTCTCAACAGGAACGCTTACATCATG ATTGCTATTTATGGCAAAAACTTCTGTGTATCAGCCAAAAATGCCTTCATGCTACTTCTGAGGAATGTTGTAAG GGTCGTGGTGCTGGATAAAGTGACAGACCTGCTGCTATTCTTTGGAAAGTTATTAGTAGTTGGTGGAGTCG GTGTGCTGGCGTTCTACTTCTTCTCGGGGAGAATCGAGGTCCCAGGCGGCTCTTTCCAGGCCAGCTCTCTGAACTACTACTGGATGCCTATAATT ACGGTGGTGGTAGGATCCTATCTGATTGCACAGGGATTCTTCAgcgtctacagtatgtgtgttgacACACTCTTCCTCTGCTTCT TGGAGGACTTGGAACGTAACGACGGCTCAATGCAGAAACCATACTACATGTCCAAAAACCTGATGAAAATTCTCAACAAAAAGAACAAGCAGGCCAAAAATGCTGAAGATTGA
- the slc44a4 gene encoding choline transporter-like protein 4 isoform X2: MVTPSQSSARPGLVYGDAAQYDPTFNGPIHNRSCTDIICCVLFMLVIAGYAVVGILAWLYGDPRHVLYPRNSTGMFCGIGQNEGKPNVFYFDLLKCATGTNLMAAALNGLQCPTTQVCVAKCPKEFWALSLEAYLPGAQAKNFFQQELCVPSFDLATTTLTVAEIKDRELCPFFYTPTSPVLGRCLPSLGSLNIIPTNFSIPGMTINDTVNTLKQGSGDVVSSFNAKEVGVRIFEDFASSWQWILLGLFIAMLVSLIFLLLLRFLAPIIIWGLIIGLLGVGAFGIWYCWREYDGLKNSQATFQDIGFTTDVQVYLQVRDTWLAFLIILSVIEGIILLTLIFLRTRIFIAIALIKESSKAVGYMMSTLFFPIFTFILLVVCVSYWGITALYLATSGGPVYNVVALNSTEADCKNVNGNDSCDPLTFNSSSYSCPSVRCIFVKYNDEGLFQRNLFNLQIYNVVAFLWCVNFVIALGQCTLAGAFASYYWAFSKPSDIPSFPLAQSFMRSLRYHVGSLAFGALILTLVQVIRIILEYLDHKFRSAQNSCARFLMCCLKCCFWCLEKFIKFLNRNAYIMIAIYGKNFCVSAKNAFMLLLRNVVRVVVLDKVTDLLLFFGKLLVVGGVGVLAFYFFSGRIEVPGGSFQASSLNYYWMPIITVVVGSYLIAQGFFSVYSMCVDTLFLCFLEDLERNDGSMQKPYYMSKNLMKILNKKNKQAKNAED; encoded by the exons ATGGTTACCCCATCCCAAAGCTCTGCCAGGCCTGGCTTAGTGTATG GGGATGCAGCACAGTATGACCCAACATTCAATGGACCTATTCATAAcag GAGCTGTACAGACATCATCTGCTGTGTCCTCTTCATGCTGGTCATCGCTGGTTACGCGGTAGTGGGCATTTTGG CTTGGCTGTATGGAGACCCCAGGCATGTTCTGTACCCGAGAAACTCTACTGGGATGTTCTGTGGCATTGGACAGAATGA AGGGAAGCCCAACGTCTTTTACTTTGACCTCCTCAAGTGTGCCACAGGAACAAACCTAATGGCAGCTGCCCTCAATGGCCTTCAGTGTCCCACTACACAG GTTTGTGTTGCCAAGTGTCCCAAAGAATTCTGGGCTCTTTCACTAGAAGCCTACCTCCCAGGTGCACAAGCAAAGAATTTTTTTCAGCAAGAGCTTTGTGTCCCATCATTTGACCTGGCCACTACCACTCTG ACAGTGGCGGAGATTAAGGACAGAGAGTTGTGTCCATTCTTCTATACCCCTACATCCCCAG TTTTAGGAAGGTGTTTGCCTTCTCTTGGGTCACTCAACATAATTCCCACCAACTTCAGCATCCCTGGGATGACCATTAATGACACAGTGAACACCCTCAAGCAGGGATCTGG TGACGTCGTGTCTAGCTTTAACGCCAAGGAAGTTGGTGTCCGCATCTTTGAGGACTTTGCGTCGTCATGGCAATGGATCCTCCT GGGGTTATTCATAGCCATGCTGGTCAGCCTGatcttcctcctgctcctgcgCTTCTTGGCTCCCATAATAATCTGGGGGCTCATCATTGGACTTCTGGGTGTTGGCGCCTTTG GTATTTGGTATTGCTGGAGAGAGTATGATGGATTGAAGAACAGTCAAGCCACCTTTCAGGACATTGGCTTCACCACAGATGTTCAAGTCTACCTACAAGTCAGAGACACTTGGCTGGCATTTT TGATCATCCTGAGTGTAATTGAGGGGATAATTCTTCTGACTCTCATCTTCCTACGGACTCGGATCTTCATTGCCATTGCCTTAATCAAGGAGTCCAGCAA GGCTGTGGGCTACATGATGTCTACACTCTTCTTCCCCATCTTCACATTCATCCTgctcgtggtgtgtgtgtcatactggGGCATCACGGCTTT ATATCTGGCCACCTCTGGCGGTCCGGTGTACAATGTAGTGGCCCTCAACTCCACTGAAGCTGACTGCAAAAATGTGAATGGAAATGACTCCTGTGACCCTTTG ACATTTAACTCCAGCAGCTACTCCTGCCCGTCAGTTCGCTGCATCTTTGTGAAGTACAACGACGAGGGCCTTTTCCAGCGCAACCTTTTCAATCTGCAGATCTACAATGTGGTTGCCTTCCTGTGGTGTGTGAACTTTGTCATCGCTCTAGGCCAGTGCACCCTGGCTGGGGCGTTCGCCTCGTACTACTGGGCCTTCAGCAAGCCATCTGACATCCCCTCGTTCCCGCTGGCGCAGTCTTTCATGCGCTCTCTACG ATACCATGTTGGCTCTCTGGCGTTTGGGGCTCTTATCCTTACACTGGTGCAGGTCATCAGGATCATACTGGAGTACCTGGATCACAAGTTCAGAT cTGCTCAGAATAGTTGTGCACGTTTTCTGATGTGCTGTCTGAAGTGCTGCTTCTGGTGCCTTGAGAAGTTCATCAAATTTCTCAACAGGAACGCTTACATCATG ATTGCTATTTATGGCAAAAACTTCTGTGTATCAGCCAAAAATGCCTTCATGCTACTTCTGAGGAATGTTGTAAG GGTCGTGGTGCTGGATAAAGTGACAGACCTGCTGCTATTCTTTGGAAAGTTATTAGTAGTTGGTGGAGTCG GTGTGCTGGCGTTCTACTTCTTCTCGGGGAGAATCGAGGTCCCAGGCGGCTCTTTCCAGGCCAGCTCTCTGAACTACTACTGGATGCCTATAATT ACGGTGGTGGTAGGATCCTATCTGATTGCACAGGGATTCTTCAgcgtctacagtatgtgtgttgacACACTCTTCCTCTGCTTCT TGGAGGACTTGGAACGTAACGACGGCTCAATGCAGAAACCATACTACATGTCCAAAAACCTGATGAAAATTCTCAACAAAAAGAACAAGCAGGCCAAAAATGCTGAAGATTGA
- the slc44a4 gene encoding choline transporter-like protein 4 isoform X3 produces MGKDKSEDKSEYGDAAQYDPTFNGPIHNRSCTDIICCVLFMLVIAGYAVVGILAWLYGDPRHVLYPRNSTGMFCGIGQNEGKPNVFYFDLLKCATGTNLMAAALNGLQCPTTQVCVAKCPKEFWALSLEAYLPGAQAKNFFQQELCVPSFDLATTTLTVAEIKDRELCPFFYTPTSPVLGRCLPSLGSLNIIPTNFSIPGMTINDTVNTLKQGSGDVVSSFNAKEVGVRIFEDFASSWQWILLGLFIAMLVSLIFLLLLRFLAPIIIWGLIIGLLGVGAFGIWYCWREYDGLKNSQATFQDIGFTTDVQVYLQVRDTWLAFLIILSVIEGIILLTLIFLRTRIFIAIALIKESSKAVGYMMSTLFFPIFTFILLVVCVSYWGITALYLATSGGPVYNVVALNSTEADCKNVNGNDSCDPLTFNSSSYSCPSVRCIFVKYNDEGLFQRNLFNLQIYNVVAFLWCVNFVIALGQCTLAGAFASYYWAFSKPSDIPSFPLAQSFMRSLRYHVGSLAFGALILTLVQVIRIILEYLDHKFRSAQNSCARFLMCCLKCCFWCLEKFIKFLNRNAYIMIAIYGKNFCVSAKNAFMLLLRNVVRVVVLDKVTDLLLFFGKLLVVGGVGVLAFYFFSGRIEVPGGSFQASSLNYYWMPIITVVVGSYLIAQGFFSVYSMCVDTLFLCFLEDLERNDGSMQKPYYMSKNLMKILNKKNKQAKNAED; encoded by the exons GGGATGCAGCACAGTATGACCCAACATTCAATGGACCTATTCATAAcag GAGCTGTACAGACATCATCTGCTGTGTCCTCTTCATGCTGGTCATCGCTGGTTACGCGGTAGTGGGCATTTTGG CTTGGCTGTATGGAGACCCCAGGCATGTTCTGTACCCGAGAAACTCTACTGGGATGTTCTGTGGCATTGGACAGAATGA AGGGAAGCCCAACGTCTTTTACTTTGACCTCCTCAAGTGTGCCACAGGAACAAACCTAATGGCAGCTGCCCTCAATGGCCTTCAGTGTCCCACTACACAG GTTTGTGTTGCCAAGTGTCCCAAAGAATTCTGGGCTCTTTCACTAGAAGCCTACCTCCCAGGTGCACAAGCAAAGAATTTTTTTCAGCAAGAGCTTTGTGTCCCATCATTTGACCTGGCCACTACCACTCTG ACAGTGGCGGAGATTAAGGACAGAGAGTTGTGTCCATTCTTCTATACCCCTACATCCCCAG TTTTAGGAAGGTGTTTGCCTTCTCTTGGGTCACTCAACATAATTCCCACCAACTTCAGCATCCCTGGGATGACCATTAATGACACAGTGAACACCCTCAAGCAGGGATCTGG TGACGTCGTGTCTAGCTTTAACGCCAAGGAAGTTGGTGTCCGCATCTTTGAGGACTTTGCGTCGTCATGGCAATGGATCCTCCT GGGGTTATTCATAGCCATGCTGGTCAGCCTGatcttcctcctgctcctgcgCTTCTTGGCTCCCATAATAATCTGGGGGCTCATCATTGGACTTCTGGGTGTTGGCGCCTTTG GTATTTGGTATTGCTGGAGAGAGTATGATGGATTGAAGAACAGTCAAGCCACCTTTCAGGACATTGGCTTCACCACAGATGTTCAAGTCTACCTACAAGTCAGAGACACTTGGCTGGCATTTT TGATCATCCTGAGTGTAATTGAGGGGATAATTCTTCTGACTCTCATCTTCCTACGGACTCGGATCTTCATTGCCATTGCCTTAATCAAGGAGTCCAGCAA GGCTGTGGGCTACATGATGTCTACACTCTTCTTCCCCATCTTCACATTCATCCTgctcgtggtgtgtgtgtcatactggGGCATCACGGCTTT ATATCTGGCCACCTCTGGCGGTCCGGTGTACAATGTAGTGGCCCTCAACTCCACTGAAGCTGACTGCAAAAATGTGAATGGAAATGACTCCTGTGACCCTTTG ACATTTAACTCCAGCAGCTACTCCTGCCCGTCAGTTCGCTGCATCTTTGTGAAGTACAACGACGAGGGCCTTTTCCAGCGCAACCTTTTCAATCTGCAGATCTACAATGTGGTTGCCTTCCTGTGGTGTGTGAACTTTGTCATCGCTCTAGGCCAGTGCACCCTGGCTGGGGCGTTCGCCTCGTACTACTGGGCCTTCAGCAAGCCATCTGACATCCCCTCGTTCCCGCTGGCGCAGTCTTTCATGCGCTCTCTACG ATACCATGTTGGCTCTCTGGCGTTTGGGGCTCTTATCCTTACACTGGTGCAGGTCATCAGGATCATACTGGAGTACCTGGATCACAAGTTCAGAT cTGCTCAGAATAGTTGTGCACGTTTTCTGATGTGCTGTCTGAAGTGCTGCTTCTGGTGCCTTGAGAAGTTCATCAAATTTCTCAACAGGAACGCTTACATCATG ATTGCTATTTATGGCAAAAACTTCTGTGTATCAGCCAAAAATGCCTTCATGCTACTTCTGAGGAATGTTGTAAG GGTCGTGGTGCTGGATAAAGTGACAGACCTGCTGCTATTCTTTGGAAAGTTATTAGTAGTTGGTGGAGTCG GTGTGCTGGCGTTCTACTTCTTCTCGGGGAGAATCGAGGTCCCAGGCGGCTCTTTCCAGGCCAGCTCTCTGAACTACTACTGGATGCCTATAATT ACGGTGGTGGTAGGATCCTATCTGATTGCACAGGGATTCTTCAgcgtctacagtatgtgtgttgacACACTCTTCCTCTGCTTCT TGGAGGACTTGGAACGTAACGACGGCTCAATGCAGAAACCATACTACATGTCCAAAAACCTGATGAAAATTCTCAACAAAAAGAACAAGCAGGCCAAAAATGCTGAAGATTGA
- the rnf5 gene encoding E3 ubiquitin-protein ligase RNF5 encodes MATADPGPSNDGGPASRGFQSGEKSNERDGPSETGGEGERERDRATFECNICLDTARDAVISLCGHLFCWPCLHQWLETRPSRQQCPVCKAGISRDKVIPLYGRGSSSQEDPRLKTPPRPQGQRPEPESRGPFQGFGDTGFHMSFGIGAFPFGFFTTVFNTNDPFHRADYVGDHQGNGNPNNGNNWQDSLFLFLAIFFFFWMLSV; translated from the exons ATGGCGACAGCAGACCCTGGACCTTCGAATGACGGCGGACCAGCTAGCAGAGGATTCCAGTCTGGTGAAAAGAGTAACGAGCGAGATGGCCCAAGCGAGACCGGTGGAGAAGGTGAACGCGAGCGAGACCGGGCTACGTTCGAATGTAATATTTGTTTGGATACAGCAAGAGACGCGGTCATCAGTTTGTGTGGCCATCTATTCTG ctGGCCCTGTTTGCACCAG TGGCTAGAGACCAGACCCAGCAGACAGCAGTGTCCTGTGTGTAAGGCTGGCATCAGCAGAGACAAAGTCATCCCCCTCTATGGCCGTGGAAGCAGCAGCCAAGAGGACCCCAG GTTAAAAACCCCACCTCGACCTCAAGGCCAGAGACCTGAGCCAGAGAGTAGAGGG CCTTTCCAGGGTTTTGGGGACACCGGTTTCCACATGTCGTTTGGCATAGGAGCGTTTCCCTTCGGTTTCTTCACCACAGTCTTCAACACCAATGACCCTTTCCACAGAGCAG ATTATGTGGGTGATCACCAAGGCAACGGGAACCCCAATAATGGGAACAACTGGCAAGACTCTCTCTTCCTATTTCTGGccatctttttcttcttctggaTGCTGAGTGTGTAA